The following nucleotide sequence is from Salvelinus sp. IW2-2015 linkage group LG26, ASM291031v2, whole genome shotgun sequence.
TTTGTGCAATCGAGAAGCTGTCAAAACTCCTGTCTGACGCGCGCTCGTGTTGTTTTCTACTCATGGAAATGCTCAGTACAAGTGCCTGAATGTGCACACCGACAAATTTAGTAATATGAACTTATTGCCaagtggaaaatgtttttatttatctgtAGTAATCTGCTGGCTAACGTCAAGGGTCGACGGATCTTTATGGTGAGTAGACAAACAAAATGGAACATGGCACCAACCATTAATGCGAGTGTAAAGTTAATTGAACATATATTAAATATTATGCAGTGATTTATAGGCTATATGAAAAATAAGTATAGCCTACACAATGAAGTCTGTACTTTATAGTAGGCTAATAGGCAAGGACACGTATACTGTAGGCTATGATCTGTctttaaatgattgttttaaTTAAACTAGTTGAATCATTGCCAAAAATTGATCATATGTTTGTgtgtaaaataatataatgtatCCCCCAATAACGTTAGACATGRATTTCTTTAATTTGGACACATTTTATAGGGCAgatcattttttatttctttatttgagtGTTATAGAAGCCTAGTTTTTCCATTCTTTAAAAGAATAACCCATCATTGCCACAAGGACATTAAAACAGATTACATTTGCATGGTCCAAGCCAAAACCTCAACTTTCTATgtagtcagtggtgtaaagtacttaagtaaaaatactttaaagtactacttaagtagtttctttgggtatctgtactttactatttagattttttttactttactacattccttaagaaaatattgtactttttactccattttccttgacacccaaaagtacttgttacattttgaatgcttagcaggacaggaaaatagtcaaattcacgtacttatcaaccgaacatccctggtcatccctactgcctctgatctggcggactcgctaaacacaaatgctttgtttctaaattatgtctgagtgttggagtgtgcccctggctttccgtaaataaaaAWATATKTAAAAAAGGGTMcctggtttgcttaatataaggattttgaaattatttataKttttacttttgatacttaagtatattttaatcCAAATAcatagacttttactcaagtagaattgtactgggtgacttactttttacttgagtcattttctattaaggtatctttacttttactcaagtatgacagttgggtactttttccaccactgtatgcAGGCACATGGGAACCCTTGGGTCGCAAGTGATGTGCGACAACATCCCAGGGTTAGTCAACAAACAGCGGCAGCTGTGCCGCCAGCATCCCAACATTATGCAGGCGATCGGAGCCGGGATTAAAGACTGGATCGGGGAGTGCCAACATCAGTTTCAGAACCACCGCTGGAACTGCAATACCATAGAGCGAGACCACAATGTGTTCGGACGCCTACTGCTGCGTAGTAAGTATTGAGAAAAAACCTAATGTGTAAGCCCCACTTTAAAAATATGAATTTAAGCTATTAAATGTATCCAGCGCAGACGTAGGTTTATATTTTCTGACTGAAATACAGGTATGAACTGTGCACAAAATCTATTCATTTTACAATAAATTACTTCTACTTGCcgttatcattcacctgatgataagacagGACATTACTTTTTGACATGGCATATGATGGGTGTCCCTGGGTCGCCGGTTTGCCTAGGCGTTTGTCCCTTTGGAAGAAAATTGTGAAAACCCCTGAAATAGCTGATATGCTGGGCTGTTTCTATTGTGTCCTGGGAAAGTGATATAGGCTACTCATCTTTGTCCTCATTTACAAGACACGCACGTCTGCACAATAGGCTTGTAAATGGTGATCTTATCATTCACATCTGCTATAGACTATAGGCTCCTAGATCAATGGCAAAATGGTATGCGCTTTTTCTCCAACCAATTATtcacagtggtgaacctataaaGTTCTTCTAGCGTTTATCAAAGTGAAAGAATTCGTGTGAAATGCATGTTCTTCCTTAACAGATGTTTTCCCCCGTGCTTGCATTGCATTCCATGCATTGTCTCACTTTACTGTCATACATTTATCAAATTGACGCGCGCGCTTGCTGCTGCTCTGATCGGTTTCTGATCCAATGCGCGGCGTGTTTATAAAACTGCCACGCCTGACGAATGTGGGAAGTCAAGAATAAGAGTGTCACCTGACCAACTATGGACTAATCAGTCCTACTAATTACTTCGCTCAATTTTGGAATCTCTTTTTAATTGGTATACAGCTCAGGATTCACTCTAAACCTTGGGGGCGATCATAGAACTTGAATTGGTAATTATTTTGGGCATCATGTTCCAGTCCTGCTCCAATATTCGCCCTAAATTAATCTGAGGCGGGAACAGTTTCCCGGATATAGATTAagactagtcctggactaagaaYCATGTTCAATGGAGAMTCATCATTGAAAGtattttttagtccaggactaggtttaataTGTGTCTGGGAAACAGGCCRTGAGAGTTCAGTTTAATCTGGTTATTTAATTGGGCCTGTGGTATTCATACTTCCCAGGCACAGCTCTGGGTTTGTCACACGACATTAGGAAGCTGCTCTGATTGGCAGCATTATCCCTGTGGTACCGTGAGAGCTACTTTTTGTCAATGTCAGGACGCTAATTTAAAACAATTACTGMGGTTTCTTTTTGGTTTTATGTTCTCACCGTTTTGGTTGTTTTATTCTCCCTATTAACCGTGTTAAAGACACTCACCCACAGAAGAGCAGAAGTTGGATGTTTCCTGACTGGACACCAActcacacaggcatgcacacacacccttgtTGTCATCTATAGCCTTTGATCCCACAGATCTKTCATCAGTTACAAGAGCAGTCGGGTCATACGGGTCCTTTATCAGACCATCGCTGGTAAATGTTACCCATTTATCCATCTCAGAGTTAGATGAAGCAAAGCACTGCCATGCATGAAATAAAAGACTTGAAAGAAAGCAGTCATGCAGGTACACCAACAGCAGCAATAACCAGCTATctctttctgttttgtgttgaagCTCCAATGAAGATCCTATTTGAACTGTGACACTCCCAAGTGAGATTACGGAAATAACRTTTACGTAATGCACGATTTCTGTAGATTTTCTATGCATCTTTATGGGATTCCTAGATGTTATACAATTTATATCTGCGTATTGGTGTAACTTCTAAGTGTGTACAATGTGCAAATGTGTGCTTTTGTGCATTTGAGCCTTGGCCCGCGGGTATGCCTGATACGTGTCTCCACGTAATTTATCCCATTTGGTGTGCATGCTGTCCCAAGKgtgtgtgtagtgtatgtgtgtgtccaacCAGTGTGCTTAGCCTCCCCCTATTCCCCCAGGCAGTAAAAAACACAACTCTTGTGTGTATGATGTTACCTGTGTTTGTCTGTCCTTCCTGTCACACCACTAATGCTCATTCAgtatccttctctccctttcttccagGCAGTCGTGAAGCAGCCTTTGTGTACGCCATCTCCTCGGCCGGGGTGGTCCACACCCTGACCCGAGCCTGCAGCCAGGGAGAGCTGCAGTCGTGCTCCTGCGACCCCACCAAGAAGGGCTCGTCCCGGGACGCCAAGGGGGCGTTCGACTGGGGCGGCTGCAGCGACCACGTGGAGCACGCCATGAGGTTCAGCCAGGCCTTTGTAGATGCCAAAGAGCGGAAGGAGAGAGATGCCAGGGCTCTGATGAACCTTCATAACAACCGCGCCGGGAGGAAGGTGGGGTTCAAAGTTCATACACACTGGAGGATGGACCAGAACCAACTGGATCTAGATCAGTGTTGAGAGGAATCACCAGacattttacatatttttttttattgttcctgAACTATTCACACCTGAATCAAGTAGTCAAACACTGATCTAGAGGAAGTATATCGACTGTTACCCAGTCCTTAACACACACCCTAACGTCCTACCACCACTCTaccaccaacttgacacaaacCTAGCTCCCTGACTTGCAtcttctccctcctcatctcccagGCAGTGAAGCGATTAATGTCTCTGGAGTGTAAGTGTCACGGCGTGAGCGGCTCCTGCAGTGTCCGGACCTGCTGGCTGGCCCTGGCCGACTTCCGCCGCACGGGCGACCATCTGCGGCGGCGCTACAACGGGGCAGTGCAGGTGGTCATGAACCAGTATGGCACGGGCTTCACCACCGCGCAGCGACATCTTAAACGGCCCAGCAAGAACGACCTGGTCTACTTCGAGGACTCGCCAGACTACTGCATACGAGACCAAGAGTCTGGTGAGTCTGGCGTTTTCAGATTTACTCCACAGCTCTCGATGTTCAAAGCAGTTATATACACTGGCATTGGACAGACaggcaagcaagcaagcaagcaaagaGACTGACtagagtgtgtgtgctgtctgtctaTTTGACATCTGACATGACTGTCCGTCTGTAGAGTAGACCACCATACTACTTGTCCATAATATCTTCAGTATGTGGTAATATCTTCAGAGGGTAAGCGCTCAGTCTCTTGTACTTTAGGGTTATTCTTCATGCTGCACTGGATAACACCAGATGTAGAGTGTGTGAGTAAGTGCAAAAGAGAGGGATTGCGTTTGTGTACGTGCGCGAGAGAAGaaaagtgtgtggttgtgtgtgtgtgtgtgagatggtaaGAAAAGAAAGtgggtgtgacagagagagaaagggataaaaGTGTGTGG
It contains:
- the LOC111952482 gene encoding protein Wnt-2 isoform X2, yielding MNLLPSGKCFYLSVVICWLTSRVDGSLWHMGTLGSQVMCDNIPGLVNKQRQLCRQHPNIMQAIGAGIKDWIGECQHQFQNHRWNCNTIERDHNVFGRLLLRSSREAAFVYAISSAGVVHTLTRACSQGELQSCSCDPTKKGSSRDAKGAFDWGGCSDHVEHAMRFSQAFVDAKERKERDARALMNLHNNRAGRKAVKRLMSLECKCHGVSGSCSVRTCWLALADFRRTGDHLRRRYNGAVQVVMNQYGTGFTTAQRHLKRPSKNDLVYFEDSPDYCIRDQESGSVGTGGRVCNRTSRGVDSCEVMCCGRGYDTSHISRNTKCECKFHWCCAVHCRDCKLEVDVHTCKAQT
- the LOC111952482 gene encoding protein Wnt-2 isoform X1, giving the protein MNLLPSGKCFYLSVVICWLTSRVDGSLWHMGTLGSQVMCDNIPGLVNKQRQLCRQHPNIMQAIGAGIKDWIGECQHQFQNHRWNCNTIERDHNVFGRLLLRISFSPFLPGSREAAFVYAISSAGVVHTLTRACSQGELQSCSCDPTKKGSSRDAKGAFDWGGCSDHVEHAMRFSQAFVDAKERKERDARALMNLHNNRAGRKAVKRLMSLECKCHGVSGSCSVRTCWLALADFRRTGDHLRRRYNGAVQVVMNQYGTGFTTAQRHLKRPSKNDLVYFEDSPDYCIRDQESGSVGTGGRVCNRTSRGVDSCEVMCCGRGYDTSHISRNTKCECKFHWCCAVHCRDCKLEVDVHTCKAQT
- the LOC111952482 gene encoding protein Wnt-2 isoform X3 is translated as MGTLGSQVMCDNIPGLVNKQRQLCRQHPNIMQAIGAGIKDWIGECQHQFQNHRWNCNTIERDHNVFGRLLLRISFSPFLPGSREAAFVYAISSAGVVHTLTRACSQGELQSCSCDPTKKGSSRDAKGAFDWGGCSDHVEHAMRFSQAFVDAKERKERDARALMNLHNNRAGRKAVKRLMSLECKCHGVSGSCSVRTCWLALADFRRTGDHLRRRYNGAVQVVMNQYGTGFTTAQRHLKRPSKNDLVYFEDSPDYCIRDQESGSVGTGGRVCNRTSRGVDSCEVMCCGRGYDTSHISRNTKCECKFHWCCAVHCRDCKLEVDVHTCKAQT